A stretch of DNA from Ranitomeya variabilis isolate aRanVar5 chromosome 1, aRanVar5.hap1, whole genome shotgun sequence:
ccgtcacacattgaaattttcatcgctgtgacggcacgattcgtgacgtcgcagcgtcgtataatcatcgctccagcgtcgtagactgcggtcacacgttgcaatcacggcgctggagcgatgccgaagtccccgggtaaccagggtaaacatcgggtaactaagcgcagggccgcgcttagtaacccgatgtttaccctggttaccagcgtaaatgtaaaaaaacaaaccgtacatgctcacccgtcggtgtccttcaggtcccttgccgtctgcttcctgctctgagtgcagccgtacagtgagagcagagcgcagcaccgctgtgatctgctctcactttccggccggcactcagagcaggaagcagacggcaagggacctgaaggacaccgacgggtgagtatgtacggtttgtttttttacgtttacgcttgtaaccagggtaaacatcgggttactaagcgcggccctgcgcttagttacccgatgtttaccctggttacaagcgaagacatcgctggatcgctgtcacacacaacgatccagcgatgtcagcgggtgatcaagcgacgaaagaaagttccaaacgatctgctacgacgtacgattctcagcagggtgtctgatcgcagtagcgtgtcagacacagcgatatcgtaacgatatcgctagaacgtcacgaatcgtaccgtcgtagcgatggaaatttcaatgtgtgacagtaccctaactgattCACATGTGTGCACTACACTGCTAGAGCCCATCAGCGTGCACACAAAATTAGTGCATGGGCGCTCTTTCCTTGTTCCTGTTGCTAAAGAAAAAGCGAGAAACCTTGATTTACAcatacataattttttttctggacagcaaTATCAATAGTACAGGAATGATTTTTATGGCTTTGCtagcaggttaaagggaacctgtcagcatgattgtgCTCAGTAAGCTACCGTGTCAGGTCGGcgtcattatactgattaaaatgataccttggttgatgaaatcagtcttgtggttgtttaatctttactttcaattttcagttaatgatatgctagtGCTCCggtgcggcctgtggggggtcttcatgtggtgtccTGATTATGTATTCATCTGTAGGGCTTccgataggtccctgatctgactaTTGGTTTATAATCTGTATTTAATTCTTTTCTTTGATGGTATCCATagatttcccccccaaaaaaatcagtttgaaaatggtgccGATAGCTGCTAGTGCGGCTTGCGCAGTATCttgctagagagaaaaaaaaatcctcccccaagatggcgccgcctgcgcagtagcatctgtcgGACTGCCGATAGATGCTatggtgccatcttgctagagaaaaaaaaagtctccacTAAGATGGCGCCGGCCGcagatccaatagatgctactgcgcaagcaccAGGGACGCCTTCTTGGAGaaggccatttcttttttttttttttttttgttttctagcAAAACAGTAccgccattttcaaactttttttttttttttttaatgaattcatGGATAGCATCAAAGAAAAGAATTAAATACACAGATGCAATCAGGCTGCAGTGTTTTTTTCCAccatatataattttatttattatgTAAACCAGGGAgcaggtcattgagggatcagtgGGCTGTCAGACGCCATgatggtgaatacctaatcagatcaccacatgaagaccccactcTACAGGCCGTATCGGAGCACTAGCAtataattaacacaaaactgaaaataaagattaaacatcgACCACAAGTTGGATTTCAtccaccaaggtatcattgtaatcagtataacggcgccagcctgacactgtctgtaggttactaagcacaagcctgctgacaggttccctttaactggagTTTGGAAGTGACAAAAGCTGGAGCCAGGCATAGGAAtagttagggcctgtgcacacaatgcagatttagtgcagatctgcactgtgatgtacagtacaatggaaatcaatgtgaaaaaaaatgctgtgcagaaAAAcccgcgcagaaacactgcagttttcaaagaagtgcatgtcgcttcttttgtgcagttctgcagcgtttctgcacccctccactggtaaaatctgcacaaaatctgcaacaaaaacgcacaaaaactgcatcaaatctgcacctgcggattctgccaggagatgcagatttagtgcagaaaattctgcaccacatttcctacgtgtgcacatagtttTAATCTGCCTGTGTTTGTTTCAGACAATAGATTTTTTTCATGTTGTGCTGGCTATACAGATAAAAAAAACTAATTTCTCCTTTTCTTCCCACTCCAGATATAGTTTTTCCTGCGTTAGACATCCTCCGGTTAGCTATCAAGAATCCCACCGTCAATGAAATGTTCTGCAGTGAAAGAGAGGGGAGAGCGTTCACCAACTACCTCTTCCAGATCATGCGGCCGGCTGGCAGACTGGCCAATCAGCTACTTGCTCTTCGGACATTAGGCAATTGTTTTTCATATGAGGCAGGTGCAAAGTTTATGATGTCGCAAAGAGACGCCATAATAACAAAATCCATGGAACTCAAATCTGTCTCCAATAAGAACGTCCACATCGCTCTGGCCACTCTGATCCTcaactatgccacctgtttacacAGGgtagaagacttggaagggaaagcccaGTGTCTGTCCGCGATCAGTACCATTCTGGAAGTTGTGCACGACCTTGAAGCTGCGTTCAGACTTCTCGTGGCCCTTGGGACTCTGGTCAGTGAAGATTCCAACGCCGTGCAGTTAGCCAAGTCTCTAGGAGTCGACTCTCAGATTAAGAAATACATGTCTGTCACGGAGCCAGCCAAAGTTAGCGAGTGTTGCAGGTTGCTCTTAAATACTCTCTAAGTCCATGGAGAAAGGCAAACCctgcagcagatttttttttaccgTAACATGCCATGAATACACTGAATGCTGTGGATTGAATGCTGAAAGTTTGTCTTGTCCTTAAAATATAAATTTACTTAAATAAATTTTTGCACTGAATGTATCTTGTGAATCTCTTCTTTTGTAAATCTAGCTTTGCTATGCCATTCATGATTAGGAGTCACGCACTAATCGTGTGCGTCACCCTGTATAGGGAGGATGCATTAAAGTGTACCTGCATTATACCCCATTTCAGTATGGTATAGGTGCTGAAATGTCCTGCAGGCTAGTAGGTCTAGGTCCCGAGACCCCCCACTAAAGCACTCGGCTCCTGCATGAGCATGCACACCGGGCTAAATAGGAAGTGCAGTACACTAGTATAATATTCTCTGGAAGAATATTGGAGTTATTAATCTAAGATTTATACACCAAGTATTAGATTTTCATAGCACACTTCTATCCTATAAGTATTTGCAACCTTGCATTTCTTTTatatgtttaattttaaaaaaataaaggggttgtccagtcatgTAATAATGATCTAGCttcaggataggtcattaatactaGAAAGGTGGCGGTTTCACACATGACAACCCTGCCGATCGGCTGATATCTGCTCAGGCCAGATGTCAACAGGCTGGACTGCACAACTCCATTCAATGCCCAGCGGCTGCTACTGTTCACCGAGAAATAGCAGCCGATctgtgagcgaatatactcgttgctcgggtggtcctccgagtatttgttggtgcttggagatttcgttttccttgccacagctgcatgatttacagctgatagacagcttgaacacatgtggggattccctagcaaccagacaacccccacatgtactcaggctggctagtagctgtaaatcattcagctgaggtgatgaaaactaaatctctgaacagtcacaaatactcggagaccacccgagcgtgctctggaaaacccaagcaacgagtatactcactcatcactagtactcTGCACATTGAGTGAATCTGTGCTGCTAGTCTCCATTCAATGTATACATCTTGCCACCAGAGCTAATTAATTACAGATGATCGGCGGGAGTGCCGATCCCATATTTATAATCTATTTTACGGAGATGTAGTCAATATTAATGCCCAGAGAACCAATTTAATCAGTACACGGCTTATTAGAAGCATTAAGAGGATTATCACACAATCGTCTCATTGCTGTTGGATCGTAAAATTTGTAATTATTATGTCTTGATAGTAGTTCCATACCTCTTATGCCAACCCAGATAATCCTTTCACTGCATCTTGGAGCATATAATGTGTCCAGTGCTGCTTTATTAAGTATCTACAAGCAGCTTCTTCTTGCCGGCGCTGGATACATTAGAAAAGCCCTGCAGGGGGCACTATAGCAAGTATGTGATGCCAAGAAAAATGAAAAGATGTTCAGTGTCATTTTCcagactgatatatatatatatgtctaagcAAGAATGAATAACCCTAAAGTATACACGGAGGACCGCATTTTAATCGAAAAGATGTAAGAACTAACAAAGTCCTCCAACACCAATACTCTCAATAtataataattttattaatatacATGATTTTAAGAACAATTAAAAATTGGAAATGCAGGCAAACCATACAGATGATGGCAAAACGCAAACACTGGACATGAGAAACAGTTTATAAATGTATTCCCTAGATAGGGCAGCACAGAATAGAACACATCCTAAGGTAGCCATACAACCAGTCTGAACAAAGATGTAGACAAGATCAATGcagaaataaagtgcatagtgcaaaaaggtTGAATTAAATATAAGGAGATGTAGGGTATATGAAAACAAATGGTCATGCACAATGAAGGATAGATCAATCTCTTAGTATAGTGCTATACTGACTGCAGGAAATAtcaaaaaaaatgtaacaaaatcaTTATAATATATAGCCCTCAAAGGGAAACAAACAATAACAATAATGTGCGCATCATAACTCGAGGTAGCTAGGTACAGAGATGGCAATGAACAGTGTAAATACCCAAGAGTCAATATAAATATCCTGTATGTAGTCACGTCCAGCGTACACCTTCTGAGGAAGATACAAcatcgaaacgtgcgtcaaggggtacGCTGGACCCCCAAattttatttttaaaggaaaaaaaagcaaaacgtcatttttcatctcttctgttctgcaagcgctgctttcagccgaacaggacagaagggatgaatgccgccctcagcaccacacgcaggggggacagcgcttactgtagcgctgtctctcctgcgggcggtacgtgcacacggaggagagtgcacactgttctccatgtgcacgtgtgcaggacgtattgcagtacgtgctgcgggagaaaaacggacatgtccatgttttgcacacggacacacggtccgtgaaaacacggagacgtgcatagacccattcatttgaatgggtctacgtgtgtcagtgtctccggtacgtgagaaaactgtcactacacgtaccggagacactgacgtgtgaaaccggccttaggatgtGTTCTATTCTGTGCTGCCCTATCTAGTGCATACATTTATAAACTGTTTCTCATGTCCAGTGTTTGCGTTTTGCCATCATCTGTATGGTTTGCCTGCATTTCCAATTTTTAATTGTTCTTAAAATCATgtatattaataaaattattataTATTGAGAGTATTGGTGTTGGAGGACTTTGTTAGTTCTTACATCTTTTTAATATATAAAGGTGTTGCCCTTTGCtttgatactgatgacctatcgtAAGGTTATTCAGGTCCATAGGTGGGGTTGTCACATGGCGCTCCCATCAATCCGCTCTTATCACCTCTGGCCAGTTGTGAAGAATATACTGTAGAACTGAATAGGAGCTAGTTGGCCACTAACACTATATAGAGCTGTCCTGCTTCATACAGTGATCACATCCAACCAGAGCAGATACCAGATGATTGATGGGGTGACAAGTGTTGGACCCTCACTAACCCGATAGATGACCTACGGAAAGGTCATCAATACCAAAGTAATGGAAAACCCTTTAAATCATTGGCAAACCCCTTTAAAATGTAAATGGGATCTGTTTAACCCACAATAAAAATATGGTGCAGAAGTATTGCTTGCAACGGAGAATAACATTCCTTACAGGGGCACCTCCGGGTCTGTACGATCTCACCAAAGTGAAACACAACATCCAATGCATCTGCACAAGTGGAATAGCCGCCTACAACCTGGGACTTTACCCTATAAAGCTAAAATGAAACACCACACCTTAGTGACTGGCTGTATGCCATTGTAATGCACCATTCATTCACACAGTACTCTAATTCTGTACATGGTGGTGGTCTCTTACAGATGAAACGAGTAAGAAATGATATCCGGCCCACGAATGAGCGCCTCCTTCTGCACACCCAGGGGCGTTTGCAGGTTGGACACCTGGAAGTTATGTCCTTCTATGTCACAGGCATTGAACCGCTCAGCGGAAACAGTGACACGCTGGTAAAGTGTGAATGTGACCGGAAGACCCGCAGAGGCAAGAAGGCTGCGAAGGAAGTGCAGGCGAAGGTTAGACCGGATTTTCTGATGGGCGTCAGAGCTGCGATGGGCCAGAGCTCGCGGTGAGGCAGGATCAAAACCACGGCCAGAAGGTGATGGCGGCCGGGGAAGGCGAATGACGGGAACCTGAGGAAGAAGTGGGGGTTCCTAAGAGAAAAGGAAAAAATGGCATCAGCACAGTAGGAAATATGAGAGATTTGGTGCATCAATGATAATTGCATTACTGAGGATCATAGATGGTCCACATCTTCAGGTCTGTGATGAAGTCACCCATAGGTGGGCTGGGGCGGCACACAGTCCAGAGCAGAGTCCACTTTTCATCAATCACACTTTGTGCAAGGAAAATGTCTAAATGCAGCCACATAAAAGGGGTCCCTACTGGGGTATGCAACCAGCAAGTTGCAAGAACCCATAAAACGACACACCCATACCAGATTTGACACAGACTTCTTCATGTACCACAGCACTGAGCCTCTTCTTCTTGGAGCATCTTCTGGACACCTGAGTGCTCGTCGGGTGAGATGACCAGGTTCTCGATATACTGAAGTGAGCTCTGTCATCTCTGCTCATGCAGAGCGCAGCTGCCAATGACAAACTGATCTCCGCTGCTGCGCTCTGCACAGGCCATGACAAGAATAGATCATGCACGCTCGCTCTTCTCACTTGTAATTTGGTGAGGAGACACAGGCCCCTGCTGGGATaggagtcactttttttttttttttttcaaaaaagtgtCTCTTGCTAAGAAAAAAAACTCAATAAATTAACAGTGGGTACATTTTTAATagttccatataaaaaaaaaatgtaaagaaagaaaaaagtccaacaaaattttcaatattttgagtctgatataaaaaatagaaaaaccaGATGATCAAAGGGCATACTACATCAGTGTGTACAATTGTGGGGGATAGGGGAACAATCTCGGATTGGCggcatctagtgatgagcgagtgtactcgttggctcgggtggtctccgagtatttgttagtgctcagagattaagttttcatcacctcagctggatgatttacatctattagccagcttgattacatgtgagggttccctagcaaccaggcaacccccacatgtactcagcctggctaatagctgtaaatcattcagctgccctgatgaaaacgaaatctctgagcactaacaaatactcggagaccacccgagccaactcgctcatcactagcggcaTCAGTCCACAGGTTAGGGGGCACAAAATCCTCGCTGTGCCCAGATCCCGCAGCTATGTCACTATTATTGAGCTTTTCCTCATTACGCACTGCCACTACGGGAAGAGTCGGCGGCCATATATCGAGGATCGCAGTGCTCCGATTGGCCGTCTGCTCTCCCGACCAGAGTGGGCAGTATATTCCCATGCAGCTGTCCCGCTCGGGTGGAGAGAGCCGACGGCCAATCGGAGCACTGCGATTCTCATCCGACTCTTCCttgaggcctcattcagacacgCTCCGAGGGTTCTCAGCGTTTAGGAGCCTACTTTCTTCAGTATCTGTTATTACCGGCAGCGATTTCCACATATAGGTAATAGTGACGCTCCTCATGAGGCCGCATATATCGGAGTTCCAGGCCTGTCACGAGGGTTTCGGCCATTTCTCCAGGCGGGCTGCACTCTTCTTCCCACTATGCCAGGATCTGCCATGGCGCCCCCAGCACAGATGTGAGCCCGCCATGTATGAAGCCACGAGTATAAATGACAGCCGGGGGCACGAAGCCCCCAGACACCACAAGCCCATAGGCAGCAGCCCAGGAGGCAGAGCTGAGCCATGCCGGGCCTCTAGTGCAGGGGCTACGGCCAGCACACCACCCACCACCCTGGTTTCCATGCAGCCGGTACTCACTCTCTTCTCACCCATGCTCGAATCACGTGATCGAGCCTCTGCCGCCTTTAACCGCTTAAGAAGACCGGAAATGGCGCTGTCCCGCTGGTTTCCACAGCTTCAGTTTTTCCTCAGTCACACCACAGCCATGAAGTGTAAAAACCGCGATTATTCCCTACAGTGCGCCTCCTACAGGCTTCTTCTAGCATACTCTGCCCTTACTTGACGCGGCTCCTCCGGCCTCACCATCGCGTGCGTCACTTACGTGTGAGCGGTGTACGGAAGCTCGCTGGGGACATGTGACTGattgctgcgctgtgattggtgagAAGGACTGCACTGTCCTGGGTCACGTGGGACGCTGCTTGTTTTCCTGTGTAGCGTGTCCCCAGAGGCACGGAGTACGGAGGTGTCACTGTACGGGCAGCCATGACCGGGGGCAAGAAGAGCTCCAAGGacaagaagaagaggaggaggtcgGCGTCCTGTGAGCCCGGCTCTCAGGTGAAGAGGAGGAGCACGGAGTCCAGCCAGCAGGTGCTGCTCTCTAGGTCCCCGAAGTTCATTGCTGGGCTATGGGGGAGAGTGGGGCACAATGCATTCATTCCGGGGAGATCCGTGTACTCAGAGCCCCGTGTCATGTGATCAGGACCGATACCTCACGTACACTGTGTCAGCCCTCGTTCACCCTGCTGTCTGTGGTCATTATGGTGACTAGCTGAAGGCATGGCTGGAGCTGAGGGAAAGTGGCCCCTTGTCTGTGTAGTGCCGCACAATCCTGGGAGGAGGGATGGCCCCATGATCAGATTGTATCCTGCCgcctgatagtagcagtgctgtgggGTCCGTAAGCCAAACCTGCGACCCCGACTCCAACTCAGACCCCACAGCGCTGCCTCACACTACTGAGCgtgtacagaaagtgcagcactgcctcactactgagcatgtacagaaagtgcagcactgcctcactactgagcatgtacagaaagtgcagcactgcctcactactgagcatgtacagaaagtgcagcgctgcctcactactgagcgtgtacagaaagtgcagcactgcctcactactgagcgtgtacagaaagtgcagcactGTCGCCTCACTACTtagcatgtacagaaagtgcagcactgcttcactactgagcgtgtacagaaagtgcagcactgcctcactactgagcgtgtacagaaagtgcagcactGTCGCCTCACTACTtagcatgtacagaaagtgcagcactgcttcactactgagcatgtacagaaagtgcagcgCTGCCTCAatactgagcatgtacagaaagtgcagcgctgcctcactactgagcatgtacagaaagtgcagcactgccgcctcactactgagcatgtacagaaagtgcagcactgccgcctcactactgagcatgaacAGAAAGTGCAGCACAGTTTTATCTCCACTAAAAGCCAAAATCCTTAGATCTGGAACAGAACAGACCTTTATAGGATGTTTCATACATTTCACAAATTCacgtgaaaacatttacagcacatcctgcattaaaCTACTGTATCCAGTTTATTCTATAATATACTGCTATTTCTCTTGGTGTCTGTGGGTAGTCGCTCACATTCAGCACTATAGGACCAGAGCGTACTCTGCTCTGCTGATGCCGCCGTGCCCTGGCTGTGAGAAGAGAGCCTGATTTCAGGACATGGCCTAAGTTCCCTGGGATCAAGAGCATTGATGTGTCAATGACAGCAATTCTACCAAGTGGGAAGTTTTACAGTAGAGTTTCCGGGCTGGGACTTCCAAGTACAACGCTCAGCTATCTCCATCAGCCCCATAGGGTTTGAATGAAAAAAGCTTGATTGACATGTGGGTGGTACAGAACACCCATTCATAATTGGTGGGTGTCCCAGTGGTCCTACCCTCCATGATCAGATACTTATCACTTATTCTGTCGTACTAGCAACACCCCACccctttaagccaaaaccaggagtggaacagtataTCTATATGTATAGTATATGTACTTCTCACCCACTctcggttttggcttacaaatactgatgtacaatactgaccaaatactgatagtgtgaacgtggcctaagcctTATATACTGAAGATTAATGTTTCTCCTCTGTCCTCAGTAGTCTCAAACTCCCCATCAACAAAATTTGTAAAGAAATTGATTCTATTTTTGTTCTGCTTATATATAAATGACCCCAACATTAAGCAGGGAATATTCCATGGTTCTTACTAAACGGTTTCCTATTCATTTCAGTGGGAGATTCCCCCGGGGGTTCAGATAGTAAGATTATGCCAGTCACTTACAGAAGGGGATGCGATCATTTGATGTGACCTTCTCCAGCATTGCATGTCTCTAGATGAAGGTAGTCTCACATTACCCTGGACCATTGCTGTTCCTCGTTCTCAGGATCCAGAAGTGTCGGCTCTGTTCCCTGGAGTGAAGGAAGAAGATGTTGAGGAGCTGAGTGATATAGAGGAGGGAGGCCTGGATCTGAGCGTGCCTCTGAAGCCTATAAGCTTTTACATCTCTGACCGGAAGGAGATGCTCGAGCACTGCTTCCGAGTACTTGGAGATAAGAAACTGAAGAAAATGCTTCCAGATATGCTGAAGGTGAGGAGTACATTACTGGGAGCATGACGCAGTTCACCTGCTGTAGACTGTCTGCCACCATTTACCTGCCCAGGGTGTGATGCTCAATGTGTTGGCACACTATGGTGTAGGTGGGGGATAGTCCCGGCCAGGTATGCGAGACGACACGAGTGCTGGTGGTTGCAATTTACTTTGGATGTGGAAATGCGCGTGTGTGGTCCACACTGTACCTTCCTTCAGCTCAGGGGATGTTCTGATATGTCTGACCATGATGGGAAAGGTAGGAAGTCTTCACATGAAGCTGGAGCAACAGAAGGACAGCAATGTCTACAAGCGGCAGAGGGAAGTGTCCTtggtaattactagtgatgagcgagcgtgcttgggTAAGTTGTTATGTGAGCATGCTAACCAAGGGTCTTCGGAGTGCTCGAAAAATATACTTGAGtcaccgtggctgcatgtcttgtggctgttagacagacgTAACactcagggattgcctgtttgttagagaatccccacTCGTTCACGGCTGAAACCTCATTATTGCTTTTTCTGTGTGTGCCCTGGTgtcaataaacttttttgaatgagATTACCCAGTGCCTTGGATATCTGGATTGCTTGcatgtcatcaatatcagattggtgggggtgcaACATCCGGGACTGTCACGATCAGCTTTTCCCGTTGCCGGTGGTGGCAGGATGTGATCGGTTGTGGAGCTGATCAGCACAACTGTCAGCTATAGTGGGCGCAGCAGGGTGCTGCAGATCCACTCTCATTCAGTCGCATAGGGGCAAAAATGCAGCCCATGACTGTTGCCACTATTCAGGTGACGTAGCTGTGCTGATCCGCTCCGCCACCGATCACATCCTGCCACCACCGGCAACAGGAAAAAGTGATTGTTGGGTGTGTGGCACCCGGCACTcagaccaatctgatattgatgacctttcctaaggattagtgatgagcgagtatactcattgctcgggtgatctccgagtatttgttagtgctcggagatttagttttgagctgcatgatttacagctgctggacagcctgaatacatgtgggaattccctaacaaacgggcattcctcacatgtattcagcctgtctatcagctgtaaatcatgcagctgaggcaatgtttAATGTTTTTAGTAAAATGTCTTGAAGTGTAATTCTCATGAAAAGCAGGAATATTCTAGGTATATAGATGTTTACAGGAATGAAGATGGATCCCTAAGCGGGCAGATAGAATGCCTCTAACAATTGGTGATGGCAATATACCCGGCCAACGTGCATCTGTTTCCATTGTCATTGAATGATCAGGAGGTCTGTGCCATCATACATTCCCATGCAGTCGGCATGATTGTCAGCAGCATATCCCCTGTCCGCACGAAGGCCTGTGCTGCAGCCCACTGATCATTTATATGCCTGTGTAATATTCTTTCTATTGCTTGGCAGGTTTACACAGGCAATGATCGAGACGGGACGTGTGTGCAACCTCTGCCCCACATAAATGACCCTTACAGCAATCTGGCGTTATTTGTCCGCTGTCACCAGTCGGCTTCCGCTGTTCGGCTACATTGGACAGATGAAGCTCCCTGCCGGGAGAGGAAGCCAGGAGATTGGTGGGGGGACACTGGCAGCACTAGGGTGGGGAGCCATTCAGTGATTGTGTGCTTTTAGTTCTGTTAGGACCACCATAGGCCTAGTTTTGTAAATTATAAGTAGTGCACACTCACTCACAGTAATGTGTGTGGTAAAGAACATTTACTGTACAATGCGTCATACAATAAGTTATTCCACTTTGTCCTGCCTGTGTATTTTACATTTGCAAAATGCATTTCCTTTGTAATTTATATTCTAGGACTTATCTCTGGATGAGATCAAACAACTTTGTCTTGAGCAGGTGGAAATGGAAACTGATGACAGTTTGTTAAGGATCCTTCAGGGTAAGGCAAGCACATTATAGATGGCTTTTGTAGTGCTAGTTTATACTCCCATGAGGCCCGCTGCCTACCACCCGAGACTGCTGCTTCTAGTTATAATCAGTACACGCTGCTTAATTGCTCATTGTCTTCTCAGCTAAATGAGGGTTAAGATCTCTAAGGGCATAAGGCACCAATTAAATGTGCACCCTGAAAATAGCTCAACAGCAGGAAACCCCAAAGGGACAACGACTGTAAGAAACCCACCACGTCATCAAAGCAGCAGCTGAGCCCCAGAAACGACACCTGATCTATGGAGAGACTTTAATTTGAAGAGACCCCAAGTgtcaaattgtttaaaaaatgattAACTACAGTCCGACTGTACAACAATTACCTGCAACTCTGGGGTTATTCAGGACTACAAAACTGATTCTTTGTATAAGCCATGAATTATCAGACTGATGGAGGTCCAAGTTTTGGCCCCCCTCCGAACATCTGATTGAAGGGGCTCCAGTTATCACTTTGCCTTCTTTATTAGGCACAGCTCTGTACTATTAGCAGTGGATGTGCCTGACATTACGACTTTGAGTATCTCGGTCCCATTAAAGTAaaggatagagatgagggaatATGTTCGGCTTCCTCCTTATTCGGGAAGCTATAGCACGGAGAGCtatatgcatggagagcctgtttgttgggactgtcacacagccgcgacccaTGCTCCTGCGGAGCCGCACAGCTGATAagcggagcgatccaggaagccaggttccctctgcagcttattcggtaagtgctatagcttcccGAATAAGCAGGG
This window harbors:
- the GEMIN7 gene encoding gem-associated protein 7 isoform X1 is translated as MRSVTITYMWKSLPEPPLLPQVPVIRLPRPPSPSGRGFDPASPRALAHRSSDAHQKIRSNLRLHFLRSLLASAGLPVTFTLYQRVTVSAERFNACDIEGHNFQVSNLQTPLGVQKEALIRGPDIISYSFHL
- the GEMIN7 gene encoding gem-associated protein 7 isoform X3; this encodes MGEKREPPLLPQVPVIRLPRPPSPSGRGFDPASPRALAHRSSDAHQKIRSNLRLHFLRSLLASAGLPVTFTLYQRVTVSAERFNACDIEGHNFQVSNLQTPLGVQKEALIRGPDIISYSFHL
- the GEMIN7 gene encoding gem-associated protein 7 isoform X2, translated to MVRPEEPRQEPPLLPQVPVIRLPRPPSPSGRGFDPASPRALAHRSSDAHQKIRSNLRLHFLRSLLASAGLPVTFTLYQRVTVSAERFNACDIEGHNFQVSNLQTPLGVQKEALIRGPDIISYSFHL